CCTCTCTGCCCGGGGTGCTCTCTGCCCAGTCTCTGGGCATTCCCACCGTGCTGCATGAACAGAATGCCCGTCTGGGCCTCACCCAGAAGCTTGCTCTGGGCCGCGCAAAAAGTGTCACCACGGCTTACCCGAAGGTCCAGGGGTTGCCTGAATCCAGGGTCAAGTGGGTCGGCATGCCTGTGCGTGAAAAACGCATGGACCGCAAGGAGGCCCTCAGCCGCCTGAACCTGCAGGAAGGCCCCCTCACTGTGCTGGTGATGGGAGGGTCGCAGGGAAGCCTTTTTCTCAACCAGTCGGTTCCCGGAGCCCTGGAAGGGGCCTGCGGCATTGAGGGTCTGTGTGGCGAATATGGCATCCAGGTGATCCATTCCACCGGACCTCGCTGGCTCACCGAGATGGTGCCCAAAGTGCAGCACCTGAGCTGGTACAAGGTCACGGGTTTTGTGGACAGCACCGCTGCGTGGTCCTGTGCCGACATTGCCATCACACGGGCAGGGAGCGGCACACTGGCAGAGGCAGCGTTTTATGGGGTTCCTGTGATTGCTGTTCCCCTCTCAAGCTCTGCAGACAACCACCAGCTTTTCAATGCCAAGGCTGTGGAACAGGCCGGAGCAGGCCGTCTGGTGGAGGAATCCGAAATCACCAAGCTTGGAGAGGTCTTCAAACAGGCCCTCGCAAGCGACCAGCGCAAAAAGATGCGCGACGCTGCCGCCACCCTCACCCCTGCTGGAGCGGCTGCCCGTCTTGCCGACGAGGTGCTGCGCATCAGAGGAGGTCAGGGATGAATTACCATCTCATGGCCGTCTGTGGGATCGGGGTCAGCGGGCTTGCAAGGCTCCTCAAAGCCCAGGGGCACCAGGTCTCCGGCTGCGATGCGAAAGTCAACGAAATGGGCCAGCAGCTGATCTCTGAAGGGATTGAAGTCTGGGAGAAACACAATCCAGACCACATCAGTGAAGACCTGACTGCCCTGATTCTCAGCACCGCCATCAAGGACTCTGAGCCTGAAGTGGTGAAAGCGCGTGAACTCGGGATTCCTGTCCTGAGGCGCATTCAGGTGCTTGATGAGATCATGCAGGGCGCTCCTGCCAGCATAGGGATTGCAGGCACCCACGGCAAAACCACCACCACAAGCC
Above is a genomic segment from Deinococcus cellulosilyticus NBRC 106333 = KACC 11606 containing:
- the murG gene encoding undecaprenyldiphospho-muramoylpentapeptide beta-N-acetylglucosaminyltransferase, with translation MSQPLIVLATGGTGGHIYPAVALAQELAKRGYASAILGMDGGMEERIARQENLPFYGVSAGKIDRSKPNPMEVFKAARGFTEARTALMRIKPKVVVGFGGYASLPGVLSAQSLGIPTVLHEQNARLGLTQKLALGRAKSVTTAYPKVQGLPESRVKWVGMPVREKRMDRKEALSRLNLQEGPLTVLVMGGSQGSLFLNQSVPGALEGACGIEGLCGEYGIQVIHSTGPRWLTEMVPKVQHLSWYKVTGFVDSTAAWSCADIAITRAGSGTLAEAAFYGVPVIAVPLSSSADNHQLFNAKAVEQAGAGRLVEESEITKLGEVFKQALASDQRKKMRDAAATLTPAGAAARLADEVLRIRGGQG